A stretch of Bacillota bacterium DNA encodes these proteins:
- the pepF gene encoding oligoendopeptidase F has protein sequence MKKRLSRLEVPAEQTWDLRDIFPSAAEWDAELAAITADIPSVTKYKGTLGRDPLTLFACLEAAETLQKRLIRVTAYASLLLSGDGTDSANQTMMGRASALGSEVFAAISFIRSEALSLPAGTLERYLGEEPKLKEFARTLQRMLDEKPHMLHPDTEVALASLGEVLGAPYLTYTRSKAADMAFDPITDKDGQSHPMSFALYEEAYEKSPDHVLRRNAFASFTKGLKAYQNTYGATWGTEVKKHVVLARLRGYKSATHMLLHGQEVDLPAYNTLHDVILSEIAPHMRRYAKLRKEVLGLDKLLYCDIEAPLDPDFNPPTTYADASDVILKALAVLGPEYSTIMEDALKNRWIDLAENIGKSTGAFCYGVPDAHPYILVTWADSMRNALVLAHELGHAGHGVLSMRYQRLSNVRGSMFFTEAPSIINELLVGNYIGSETTDPRMRRWLNMGFLLTYYHNFVRHLIEGELQRRIFALAEKGQPVTATLLSRVQGEILEEFWGGEVEIDDGARLTWMRQPHFYMGLYPYSYSAGLTIGTAVAKDIADQGQPVIDKWLEVLKAGSTKPPLELAKMAGVDMTEPQAIKKAVDYVGYLVDEVVKSF, from the coding sequence ATGAAAAAGAGACTTAGCCGCTTGGAAGTGCCAGCAGAGCAAACTTGGGATCTTAGGGATATCTTCCCCTCTGCTGCGGAATGGGACGCCGAACTTGCCGCGATTACCGCCGATATACCGAGTGTAACCAAGTACAAGGGCACACTTGGTCGCGACCCCTTAACCCTCTTTGCCTGCCTAGAAGCCGCCGAAACCCTGCAAAAGCGCCTTATCCGCGTTACCGCTTATGCCTCTCTCTTACTATCTGGCGACGGTACCGACTCTGCTAACCAGACGATGATGGGGAGAGCTTCGGCGCTTGGCTCCGAAGTATTCGCCGCCATCTCCTTTATTCGCTCCGAGGCGCTCTCTCTGCCCGCCGGCACACTAGAACGTTACTTAGGCGAGGAACCTAAGCTTAAAGAGTTTGCCCGCACTTTGCAGCGCATGCTCGATGAAAAACCCCATATGCTACACCCCGATACGGAGGTAGCCTTAGCCTCGCTAGGCGAAGTTTTAGGCGCGCCGTACCTCACTTATACCCGCTCTAAGGCCGCGGACATGGCCTTTGACCCCATCACAGATAAAGACGGCCAGAGTCACCCCATGTCGTTCGCTCTTTATGAAGAGGCCTACGAAAAGTCCCCCGACCATGTACTACGCCGGAACGCCTTCGCATCTTTTACCAAGGGGCTTAAGGCCTACCAAAACACCTACGGCGCTACCTGGGGCACCGAAGTTAAGAAGCACGTCGTTCTGGCACGCCTCAGGGGCTACAAGTCCGCCACCCACATGCTGCTGCACGGCCAAGAGGTGGACTTACCTGCCTACAATACCCTGCACGACGTCATATTGTCCGAGATTGCGCCCCATATGCGCCGTTACGCCAAGCTGCGCAAAGAGGTACTTGGCCTAGATAAACTTCTCTACTGCGACATCGAGGCTCCCCTCGACCCCGATTTCAACCCCCCCACTACTTACGCTGACGCCTCGGATGTTATTCTCAAGGCGCTGGCTGTGCTTGGCCCAGAATACTCCACGATAATGGAGGACGCGCTAAAGAACAGGTGGATTGACCTCGCCGAAAACATCGGCAAGTCGACCGGCGCCTTCTGCTATGGCGTGCCAGATGCCCATCCCTACATTCTCGTCACTTGGGCCGACAGCATGCGCAATGCCCTAGTACTAGCGCACGAGCTTGGTCATGCCGGGCATGGCGTACTTTCTATGCGCTACCAGCGTTTGTCTAATGTGCGTGGCTCGATGTTCTTTACCGAGGCGCCGTCCATTATTAATGAGCTCCTAGTCGGCAACTACATCGGCAGCGAGACTACAGACCCCCGCATGCGCCGCTGGCTCAACATGGGCTTCCTCTTGACTTACTACCACAACTTCGTGCGCCACCTCATCGAAGGCGAGCTGCAACGCCGTATCTTTGCCTTGGCCGAAAAGGGCCAGCCTGTCACAGCGACGCTCTTAAGCCGTGTGCAAGGTGAAATTCTGGAGGAGTTCTGGGGCGGCGAAGTTGAGATTGACGACGGTGCGCGCCTAACTTGGATGCGGCAGCCGCATTTCTACATGGGCCTCTATCCCTACAGCTACTCTGCCGGTCTTACCATCGGCACCGCGGTCGCCAAAGACATTGCCGACCAGGGGCAGCCGGTAATCGACAAATGGCTAGAGGTGCTTAAAGCCGGCAGCACCAAGCCGCCGCTCGAGCTGGCCAAGATGGCTGGCGTAGATATGACTGAACCTCAGGCTATTAAAAAGGCGGTCGACTACGTGGGCTACCTCGTGGACGAAGTGGTCAAGAGTTTTTAA
- a CDS encoding L-threonine 3-dehydrogenase yields the protein MVKKILITGALGQIGTELVAVMRGRYGENNVVASDILPEVPEGALKGGLYEVVDVVKPQQIADAVKKHQINEIVHLAALLSAVGEKKPHLAWEVNMGGLFNVLEVARETGCGLFTPSSIAAFGPTTPPDHTPQNTIQRPTTMYGVTKVAGELLCDYYHLKYGVDTRGVRFPGLISYEALPGGGTTDYAVHIYYEALKHKCYTSYIDKGTYMDMMYMPDAIEAIIQLMEADPKKLKHRNAFNVTAMSFDPEQLAAEIKKHIPEFTLSYNVDPVRQGIANSWPNSLDDSVARAEWGWNPKFDLASMTADMLVKLRLKLGLV from the coding sequence ATGGTGAAAAAGATCTTAATCACGGGTGCGCTAGGCCAAATCGGTACCGAACTGGTGGCGGTGATGCGCGGGCGCTATGGCGAAAACAATGTGGTGGCCAGCGACATTCTGCCAGAAGTCCCCGAGGGTGCGCTAAAGGGTGGACTGTATGAGGTTGTGGATGTAGTCAAGCCCCAGCAGATTGCCGATGCCGTAAAGAAGCATCAAATCAACGAAATTGTTCATCTCGCTGCCTTACTCTCCGCTGTGGGCGAAAAGAAGCCCCACCTCGCCTGGGAGGTCAACATGGGGGGCCTCTTTAATGTACTAGAGGTAGCGCGCGAAACAGGTTGCGGGCTCTTTACACCTAGCTCTATCGCCGCTTTTGGGCCTACTACCCCGCCCGACCACACTCCCCAAAACACCATTCAGCGTCCCACGACCATGTATGGCGTCACCAAAGTAGCGGGGGAGCTGCTCTGTGATTACTACCACCTTAAGTATGGCGTAGACACGCGCGGCGTGCGTTTCCCTGGCCTTATCTCGTACGAAGCCCTGCCTGGTGGCGGCACAACCGATTACGCTGTACATATTTATTACGAGGCCCTCAAGCACAAGTGCTACACCTCGTACATCGACAAGGGAACGTACATGGACATGATGTACATGCCAGATGCCATCGAGGCCATCATACAGCTTATGGAGGCCGACCCTAAGAAGCTTAAGCATCGCAATGCCTTTAACGTAACAGCCATGAGCTTTGACCCCGAGCAATTGGCGGCAGAAATCAAAAAGCATATTCCGGAATTCACCCTAAGCTACAATGTGGATCCCGTCCGACAAGGCATCGCTAATTCATGGCCAAACTCGCTAGATGACAGTGTGGCGCGTGCCGAATGGGGCTGGAACCCCAAATTTGACCTCGCCTCCATGACGGCCGATATGCTCGTTAAGCTGCGCCTTAAGCTTGGCCTGGTTTAA
- a CDS encoding threonine/serine dehydratase encodes MIGLKEVRAAAERISGHIHHTPLIYSRSLSQMSGNEVYLKCENLQKTGSFKIRGALNAVLQLTAEERTRGVVTGSSGNHGQALAYAARLAGARAVVVLPENVSQAKRAACTAYGSETVLCGLTAEERLAHAAQLARTAGLTMVHSFDDEQVIAGQGTASLEILADLPEVDYIVAPVGGGGLLAGLSLAAKTSSPAVKVVGVEPLCSPRLRYSRQQGMVSELTGDAWRPSVADGLRSKRPGVFTFSITQRYVDDLVTVGEDDIVAALRLLLERTKLLAEPSGAVSVAGALQAPLAGLGKKVVCLVSGGNMELAQLARLLA; translated from the coding sequence ATGATAGGTTTAAAAGAAGTCAGGGCGGCGGCAGAGAGAATAAGTGGGCATATCCATCATACCCCGCTCATCTACTCGCGTAGCCTAAGCCAGATGAGCGGCAACGAAGTCTACCTAAAGTGCGAAAACCTACAGAAGACGGGCTCATTTAAGATTAGGGGGGCCCTGAACGCTGTCTTGCAGCTTACCGCCGAGGAAAGAACCCGCGGGGTTGTCACCGGCTCCTCTGGCAATCATGGCCAAGCCCTAGCCTACGCCGCTAGGCTCGCCGGAGCGCGCGCTGTCGTGGTGCTGCCAGAGAACGTCAGTCAGGCGAAGCGTGCGGCTTGCACCGCCTATGGGAGCGAGACGGTGTTGTGCGGGCTTACCGCTGAAGAACGCCTCGCCCATGCCGCACAGCTTGCCCGCACCGCGGGGCTTACCATGGTGCATTCCTTTGATGATGAACAGGTTATTGCCGGTCAAGGAACGGCGAGCTTAGAGATTTTGGCCGACCTACCTGAGGTCGATTACATCGTAGCACCGGTGGGCGGCGGGGGTTTACTTGCGGGCCTCTCTCTGGCCGCTAAGACTAGCAGCCCAGCGGTAAAGGTTGTCGGGGTCGAGCCTCTCTGCAGTCCTCGCCTGCGCTATTCGCGGCAGCAAGGCATGGTAAGTGAATTAACGGGGGATGCTTGGCGTCCTTCGGTGGCCGATGGTTTGCGCAGCAAGCGCCCCGGAGTTTTTACCTTTAGCATTACACAGCGCTACGTGGACGACCTAGTGACCGTTGGTGAGGATGATATCGTGGCAGCGCTTAGGCTTCTCCTAGAGCGCACTAAGCTCCTTGCCGAACCATCAGGGGCTGTTTCTGTAGCGGGCGCCTTGCAGGCGCCTCTAGCCGGCCTCGGCAAGAAAGTAGTGTGCCTGGTAAGCGGCGGCAATATGGAGCTAGCACAGTTAGCGCGGCTACTCGCTTAG
- a CDS encoding tRNA threonylcarbamoyladenosine dehydratase — protein sequence MLHRFSRTELLIGAAGLEKLRSAYVAVIGIGGVGSFAAEALARAGVGRLLLVDHDEVCLTNINRQIHALTSTVGQSKVEAMAARISQIDPTIKVEARNAFFSRENAAEILSPSLSYVIDAVDTVTAKLGIITGCHALGLPVISCMGAGNKLDPTQFTVTDIAKTATCPLARIVRKELRKRGISRGIKVVYSPEPARTPLTPTADCTANCICPGGMGNCTRKRQIPGSISFVPAVAGLMAASVVVRDLLD from the coding sequence ATGTTGCACAGATTCTCGCGCACAGAACTTCTAATCGGGGCCGCGGGCCTCGAAAAACTGCGCTCTGCCTATGTCGCCGTCATTGGCATTGGCGGCGTCGGCTCTTTTGCCGCCGAAGCCTTGGCCCGGGCGGGTGTGGGGCGCCTGCTCCTCGTCGATCACGACGAAGTCTGCCTGACCAATATTAATAGGCAAATCCACGCCCTGACGTCAACGGTGGGCCAAAGTAAGGTCGAAGCCATGGCCGCGCGCATTAGCCAAATCGACCCTACCATAAAAGTGGAGGCCCGTAACGCTTTTTTTTCGCGCGAGAATGCGGCAGAGATCTTGTCGCCCTCACTAAGCTATGTGATTGACGCTGTAGATACCGTAACTGCCAAGCTCGGCATCATTACGGGCTGCCACGCTCTAGGCCTACCTGTCATTTCGTGCATGGGTGCGGGCAACAAACTTGACCCCACGCAATTTACCGTAACTGACATCGCCAAGACCGCTACCTGCCCACTGGCCCGCATTGTGCGCAAGGAACTGCGCAAGCGGGGCATTAGTCGGGGTATTAAAGTCGTATACTCGCCCGAACCGGCCCGTACTCCTCTGACCCCAACGGCTGACTGCACGGCCAATTGCATATGCCCCGGGGGTATGGGCAACTGCACGCGCAAACGGCAAATACCCGGCAGCATCTCCTTCGTGCCTGCGGTGGCCGGGCTTATGGCCGCCAGTGTGGTAGTGCGCGACTTGCTAGACTAA
- a CDS encoding zinc-ribbon domain containing protein, producing the protein MMQDKNLNCKDCGAEFAFTTREQEFYAERGFQNEPSRCKTCRDSRKRSNEGSAPMNNRELHNVSCDECGANTQVPFKPTAGRPVYCRDCFSSKRR; encoded by the coding sequence ATGATGCAGGACAAGAACCTAAACTGTAAAGACTGCGGAGCCGAATTTGCTTTCACCACTCGTGAGCAAGAATTTTACGCAGAGCGTGGTTTCCAGAACGAGCCCAGCCGTTGCAAGACCTGTCGCGACAGCCGCAAGCGCAGCAACGAAGGCTCCGCTCCTATGAACAACCGCGAACTCCACAACGTTTCTTGCGATGAGTGCGGTGCAAACACCCAAGTTCCGTTTAAGCCCACAGCTGGCCGTCCAGTTTACTGCCGCGATTGCTTCTCCAGCAAGAGAAGATAA
- a CDS encoding Crp/Fnr family transcriptional regulator: MEAALLRKFPLFSSLSADDLQAVAAIVRLRRVEKGDVLFAEGEPGLAVWLVCSGAVKLVKTDSTGREQLLKTVEPQEFFAEVVLFDGGSYPATAVAASEGEVGILYNADACKLVHAHPNLAWHFLKVLSARLRRAQGRIQILCQGDAAVKIAATLLYLAQEKGTDHLAIGQQDLADMAGIARETVSRVLAKLSSEGLIVALRKKITLIDKEGLAALAPQV; encoded by the coding sequence ATGGAGGCAGCACTACTACGCAAGTTTCCCTTGTTTAGCTCGCTCTCAGCAGACGATTTGCAGGCTGTCGCGGCCATTGTTAGGCTGCGGCGTGTAGAGAAGGGCGATGTGCTCTTTGCCGAGGGAGAGCCGGGTCTCGCGGTGTGGTTAGTCTGTAGCGGTGCGGTCAAACTTGTGAAAACAGATTCCACAGGCCGAGAGCAGCTACTTAAAACGGTAGAGCCGCAAGAGTTCTTTGCTGAGGTGGTCTTATTTGACGGTGGCAGCTACCCAGCCACCGCTGTGGCGGCCAGTGAGGGCGAAGTAGGCATCCTCTACAATGCCGATGCCTGTAAGCTTGTGCACGCCCACCCTAATTTGGCGTGGCACTTTCTCAAGGTGCTCAGCGCGAGACTTCGCCGCGCTCAAGGGCGCATCCAGATTTTATGCCAAGGCGATGCAGCTGTAAAAATTGCTGCCACCTTGCTCTACCTAGCCCAAGAAAAGGGCACGGACCACCTCGCCATCGGGCAGCAAGACTTAGCCGACATGGCGGGCATCGCCCGCGAAACAGTGTCTCGCGTGCTTGCCAAGTTATCTAGCGAGGGCCTTATTGTAGCCCTACGAAAAAAGATTACCCTCATCGACAAAGAGGGACTAGCAGCGCTAGCACCGCAGGTCTAG
- a CDS encoding gamma carbonic anhydrase family protein, translating into MIKKLKSGEPRIHPDTFVADSAAIMGNVSVGQKSSIWFNAVLRADINSITIGEACSVQEGAVLHVALDQPLKIGDYVTVGHGAVLHGCTIGDNVLIGMKAVVLDGAVIGEGSIIGAGAVVKEGMVIPPRSLAVGLPAKIVKTLDDKAVLGLRTHAENYVKLWEEFYAEPLARQQAEVPVR; encoded by the coding sequence ATGATTAAGAAGCTGAAATCGGGAGAACCTCGTATTCATCCCGATACTTTTGTGGCCGACAGCGCGGCGATAATGGGCAATGTCTCCGTAGGGCAGAAGTCGAGCATCTGGTTTAATGCCGTGCTCAGGGCCGATATTAACTCTATAACGATCGGGGAAGCCTGTAGCGTGCAGGAAGGAGCTGTGCTCCATGTGGCGCTTGACCAACCGCTTAAAATCGGCGACTATGTGACCGTCGGTCATGGCGCCGTGCTACATGGCTGCACCATCGGTGATAATGTGCTGATAGGCATGAAGGCCGTAGTACTAGATGGCGCGGTGATTGGCGAGGGCTCTATTATCGGCGCGGGTGCGGTCGTCAAAGAGGGCATGGTCATTCCCCCGCGGTCTTTAGCGGTAGGCTTGCCGGCCAAAATAGTAAAAACCCTCGACGATAAAGCCGTCTTGGGCCTGCGCACACATGCTGAAAACTATGTTAAGCTGTGGGAAGAATTCTATGCCGAGCCCCTAGCCAGGCAACAAGCAGAAGTGCCGGTGCGGTGA
- a CDS encoding alanine--glyoxylate aminotransferase family protein codes for MPNKELLLIPGPTPVVDEIYAALGSETYGHTDPRVVQCTLECLALTRQMFNTDGEIFLVAGSGTLAMEMALVNTVAPGERILVLSQGFFGDRFIKLAASFGIEVDVIASEWGRRVARADVEAKLKTTRYKAVTITHVDTSTGVEADLATLVPLCKKYGALVILDGVCATAALPEDMGYDYGDGARLDVVLTGSQKAIGIPPGLAIVAFSQEALAARSALGKVSAYYADIFNWLPIMKDPSKYFATPAVNMLYAYRRALEIIHAEGLTARYARHRRLGIAVRKALSALNLQPLADEAVAAPTLSCLLYPQNVDDVTFRKSLAAKGLVVAGSLASLAGKAFRLGHMGNIETSELRRAIGLIGKALVKQGQVLDIEAALAIFDDYTIFCQE; via the coding sequence ATGCCAAACAAGGAGTTGCTGCTAATACCCGGCCCGACCCCAGTGGTAGACGAAATCTATGCCGCTCTAGGTTCAGAAACCTATGGGCACACCGATCCCCGTGTGGTGCAGTGTACCTTAGAGTGCCTCGCCCTCACGCGACAGATGTTTAACACCGACGGCGAGATCTTTCTCGTAGCTGGTTCAGGCACCTTAGCCATGGAGATGGCCCTAGTGAATACTGTGGCGCCAGGGGAGCGCATTCTAGTCCTTAGCCAGGGCTTCTTTGGCGATAGATTCATCAAACTCGCCGCGAGTTTTGGCATCGAGGTCGATGTCATTGCCAGCGAGTGGGGCAGACGTGTTGCTCGAGCAGACGTAGAAGCCAAGCTAAAAACAACGCGCTACAAGGCGGTAACAATTACTCATGTCGATACTTCTACTGGTGTCGAAGCGGACTTAGCTACCCTCGTGCCACTTTGTAAGAAGTATGGCGCTTTAGTCATACTTGACGGCGTTTGCGCCACGGCGGCACTGCCCGAAGACATGGGCTATGACTACGGTGATGGCGCACGCCTAGACGTGGTGCTTACCGGCTCGCAAAAAGCCATCGGCATCCCACCCGGGCTGGCCATAGTTGCCTTTAGCCAAGAGGCCCTCGCCGCACGCAGCGCCTTAGGCAAAGTTAGCGCCTACTACGCAGATATTTTTAACTGGTTGCCCATTATGAAAGACCCGAGCAAGTACTTCGCCACGCCCGCGGTAAACATGCTGTACGCCTATCGCCGTGCGCTCGAGATTATCCACGCGGAGGGGTTAACTGCCCGCTACGCACGGCATCGCCGCCTTGGTATCGCGGTGCGCAAGGCCTTAAGTGCACTTAACCTACAGCCCTTAGCGGACGAGGCCGTGGCCGCACCCACTCTAAGCTGCCTCTTGTACCCGCAAAATGTAGACGATGTCACCTTTCGCAAGAGCTTGGCAGCCAAAGGGCTGGTCGTAGCGGGCTCCTTAGCTAGCTTGGCCGGCAAGGCCTTTCGCCTGGGGCACATGGGCAATATTGAGACGAGCGAGCTCCGCCGCGCCATTGGGCTTATCGGCAAGGCTCTTGTAAAGCAGGGCCAAGTGCTAGATATCGAGGCGGCCCTGGCTATTTTCGACGATTACACAATCTTTTGTCAGGAGTAG
- a CDS encoding dihydrodipicolinate synthase family protein has protein sequence MLRGIFAPIPTPFVGGSIAYDKLKDNVTKWGRTSLSGLVVLGSNGEFPLLSLDEKVRLVEKVREWLPREKLVIAGTGCEATSEAVSLSRLYAKAGADYALVLNPQFYKESYSGKVLRHYFQSVAELSPLPIVLYNMPKNTGLNLAPDLVLELSQHKNICGLKDSSGNLVQITEICRSAGPSFAVLAGSASFLLPALSVGAVGGTLALANIMPEECVAVLELFHAGRVAEARALQWRLLEPNHAVTSLFGIAGLKAALDYLGYFGGDPKEPLLPLEVGEREKLVAVLKSAGL, from the coding sequence GTGCTACGGGGTATATTTGCACCTATTCCCACCCCCTTTGTGGGAGGAAGCATCGCCTACGACAAGCTCAAGGACAATGTCACTAAGTGGGGGCGGACTTCGCTTAGCGGCTTAGTCGTGCTCGGCTCAAATGGCGAGTTCCCCCTGCTCTCGTTAGACGAAAAAGTAAGGCTAGTAGAGAAAGTGCGGGAGTGGTTGCCCAGAGAGAAGCTAGTCATTGCCGGTACCGGTTGCGAGGCCACGAGTGAGGCAGTCTCGCTCTCACGGCTCTATGCTAAGGCTGGCGCAGACTATGCGCTCGTACTAAATCCCCAGTTTTACAAAGAATCCTACAGCGGCAAAGTCCTGCGGCACTACTTTCAGTCTGTGGCCGAACTTTCGCCCCTGCCCATTGTGCTTTACAACATGCCCAAAAACACCGGCCTTAATCTAGCGCCTGACTTAGTGCTAGAGCTGTCGCAACATAAGAATATCTGCGGGCTTAAAGATAGCTCGGGCAATCTGGTGCAGATAACCGAGATTTGCCGCTCGGCAGGCCCTAGTTTTGCTGTCCTCGCTGGCTCTGCCAGTTTTCTCTTGCCGGCTCTCTCCGTGGGGGCAGTGGGCGGCACGCTGGCCTTGGCCAATATTATGCCAGAAGAGTGCGTCGCCGTGCTCGAGCTCTTTCATGCCGGGCGAGTGGCAGAAGCGCGCGCCCTACAGTGGCGACTGCTAGAGCCAAACCACGCCGTCACCAGCCTCTTTGGCATTGCCGGCTTAAAAGCTGCTTTAGACTACCTAGGCTACTTTGGAGGCGACCCCAAGGAGCCGCTCCTGCCCCTAGAGGTAGGAGAGAGAGAAAAGCTTGTCGCTGTGCTAAAGAGCGCGGGGCTCTAG
- a CDS encoding peptide ABC transporter substrate-binding protein codes for MVPLRFVAESLGAQVEWVEATRTVTITDTPYPAVPTVGRTGGEFRTLYSAELTTLNYLTTGTFAVHTLVANAIDGLVEFDTFGVLQPSLAKHWTISPDGLVYTFTLREGVPWLTWDGREYAEVVAQDFVDSARYVLTRANASATANIVFRFIRGAEEFFNGTTTDFSTVGVRALDRYTVQYTLKAPATFFLSALTYVCFFPVNGAFLAETGARFATDHRTFLSNGAYILRAHVPQNRRELVKNTRYWDSDNVHIDRLFFQFNREAAQLAPEMFVRGEVSSASIPTAIIDGWRLDPTRRDLIRPAPVGAFAFWHGFNFDPRFAAQFEPENWRRAVRNLNFRKTIFHGLDRVAAMLTFDPFDPTRQLSNTITPVNFISVDGVDYTELPALRAVQEMTVFSQALALTHRNRALSELRAQGVTFPIKVKMPFSTGSPDWTNRVQVIKQQMENLLGRDFIEIIPVGYPPTGFLDATRRAGNYALQEVNWGPDFLDPEAYTMPFEAGNRSYSDIALVDTNYQRLLDAAKAEVSNKRRRFELFAAAEAYLIQNALVIPYRVGGGGYVASLLHPFQGPFAAAGPSTGKFKFQRLLERPMNIAQFNEAQLIWNRDRVAALRKAGQ; via the coding sequence ATGGTGCCCTTGCGTTTTGTGGCAGAAAGCCTAGGGGCGCAAGTCGAATGGGTGGAGGCCACTCGCACTGTCACTATTACAGACACCCCCTATCCTGCCGTGCCGACCGTTGGTCGCACCGGGGGCGAGTTTAGAACCCTGTACTCGGCTGAACTCACAACTCTTAACTACTTAACAACAGGCACTTTTGCCGTACACACCTTGGTGGCCAATGCTATAGACGGGCTGGTCGAGTTTGATACCTTCGGTGTCTTGCAGCCCTCTCTCGCCAAGCACTGGACGATTTCGCCCGATGGGTTAGTGTATACTTTCACGCTCAGAGAAGGTGTGCCCTGGTTGACCTGGGATGGAAGGGAATATGCCGAAGTAGTGGCGCAGGACTTTGTCGATTCAGCTCGCTATGTGCTGACGCGTGCTAATGCCTCAGCCACAGCCAACATTGTTTTCCGTTTTATTCGCGGAGCCGAAGAGTTTTTTAATGGCACGACGACAGATTTTTCCACGGTCGGCGTACGCGCCCTAGACAGGTACACCGTACAGTACACCCTCAAAGCACCGGCGACCTTCTTTCTCTCTGCCCTCACTTATGTCTGTTTCTTTCCGGTCAATGGCGCCTTCTTGGCTGAAACGGGTGCCAGGTTCGCGACCGACCATAGAACTTTTCTAAGTAATGGGGCCTATATTCTCAGAGCCCATGTTCCCCAGAATCGCCGCGAGCTGGTAAAAAACACACGTTACTGGGACAGCGATAACGTCCACATTGATCGCCTCTTCTTCCAGTTTAACCGTGAAGCCGCGCAACTCGCGCCCGAAATGTTTGTACGCGGGGAGGTCTCTTCTGCCTCTATCCCTACGGCCATCATTGACGGCTGGCGACTTGACCCCACACGGCGCGACTTGATTAGGCCTGCTCCGGTAGGTGCCTTTGCCTTCTGGCATGGCTTTAATTTCGATCCGCGTTTTGCAGCGCAGTTTGAGCCGGAAAACTGGCGCCGAGCTGTGCGCAATCTTAATTTCCGCAAGACTATTTTTCATGGGCTTGACCGCGTTGCGGCCATGCTAACCTTTGACCCCTTCGATCCTACCAGACAGTTAAGCAACACGATCACCCCGGTTAACTTTATTAGCGTCGACGGAGTCGATTATACAGAGTTGCCTGCGCTACGAGCAGTACAAGAAATGACTGTCTTTAGCCAAGCTTTAGCCCTCACCCACCGCAATAGGGCTCTGTCAGAATTACGCGCCCAGGGCGTGACCTTCCCCATCAAAGTAAAGATGCCTTTTAGCACCGGCTCACCAGACTGGACAAATCGTGTGCAAGTTATCAAGCAGCAGATGGAGAATCTCCTCGGGCGCGACTTTATTGAGATCATTCCCGTGGGCTACCCGCCCACCGGTTTTCTCGATGCTACACGCCGTGCCGGAAACTACGCCTTACAAGAAGTTAACTGGGGCCCCGATTTTCTCGACCCCGAAGCTTACACGATGCCTTTTGAGGCCGGCAATCGCAGTTACTCCGATATAGCGCTTGTAGACACCAACTACCAGCGTCTGCTCGACGCCGCTAAAGCTGAAGTGAGTAACAAGAGGCGACGTTTTGAGCTTTTCGCAGCGGCAGAAGCCTACCTCATCCAAAATGCTTTAGTTATACCTTACAGGGTCGGCGGCGGGGGATACGTAGCGTCCTTACTGCATCCCTTCCAAGGTCCGTTTGCAGCGGCAGGCCCCTCCACAGGCAAATTCAAATTTCAAAGACTGCTCGAGCGGCCGATGAACATCGCCCAGTTCAATGAGGCACAGCTGATATGGAATCGCGACAGAGTAGCTGCACTGCGCAAGGCTGGCCAGTAA